The stretch of DNA CTAAACGATAGAACACACACACAGATGAAGAAAGCAACATGAAGTTTTCTACACTTCATTGACCATATTCACTACAGAAAGAGCATTATTCAGCCAAGGATTACTATCATCTAAAGGAGAAGGTGCTAAACCATGGCGCTTCTGCAGAGACAAAACATGGAAGCCATGTTAGAGACCTAAGAGACAACATCAAGAAGCCAGAAGCACAAACTGTTTGAATCAAACCTTCATTCTACCAAGTGCTTACATCCCATCTGTAAACTTTTCCTTCCACTTCTGTATGCACAAAATAGGATTTTGTATCCTGCACAAGGATCAAGAGCATTGGTAACTAGATGCCATCCAGCATCTGATGTGCACGAAGCATCAAAATATCGGAGAATGTCCAGGGCTGCTAAGTTCGACCAATGACGCGCACTGCCCAGCCAGTCTCGGTCCCACTTGCCTGCTATTCTCCTGCCAGCAAATCAATCATAGAACAGGAATTATGGCATCACATCATCGAGCTCAGAGCTCTTGCTGGCAGGTGCAGGCGATGCCCAGGCCCCTTAACGGGGCCGGGCTAatccaaaacatgcatcatgttgCTGCTGGTGAGTCTGCAAACCCAACATCAGGTAAGAGAAATATCAATTAGAAACAAATTAACCAAAAGCCACAAAAATGAAATGACATAATGCAACATCTATGATGTTTAATCAAATGTCCTAGAGGTCTGTTCAATAGTGGGAGGAAAAATTTCCCTgattttttactataatgaaatcaGGATCCTCACTCCTTACTTTATCAATGAGCATCTCTGTTGAGTTTTAGTTATCATCTTGTATTAGCTCCATCACcaaattttataaaaagaaattcaTAGAAAATTGTAATCATCACTATCAATTTTAAACTTTATGTCCATGCTACTTGGAAATAACAGATTGAAAAACCATATTATGATCAAGATATAtagagttttttcttttttcatttttttcgaATTTAAAGCATCCACCAGTAACAAGATCTAGCTCTTCATTCGAGATGATCATTTTCTTGGTGGGTCAATTCTTCTgagacaaattaaaaaaaaattgaaaaattaAATCCTGATATAACATCAATAACCAAATTCCCAAAGTGGGAGATACAAGACTGATCATATTTCACAAGCATCAAAATCATGccctagatttaaaaaaaaaaaggaaaaaaagaaagataaaaatgGCAAGATGAAAACCTGGGAAAAATTTTGAATGTGTCCATCAGGAGGAGGGAAAGACATTCCAGGACGTGGAGGCACAGAAAACTGAGATGAATGcacatagactggtgtgttggagTGACCACGAACATGATTGGAACTAAATGCTGGTATCATGCCTTCTGGTGGACCATAGTTCATCGCTGTGGGTGCTGAAGGTGGTAACCAAGGTCCATGTAGGTGCGGAGGAATGGGCCGAGGTTGATGGTCCACAGGAACTTGACCCCTATGACCGGATCCAAGCTGTGGGAATTCTGTATTGTAATTAACAGTTGGAGAATATAGTGGCGGCATAGTGTAAGGTCCACCATTGAATCCAAATCCAGGATCAAATCGTTGCATGTACCTGAGAATAGACACAGTAACCCAGCAATTAGGAGACGCAAGCATATGTAACATGAAGTAGACAAAGGGCAAATCATTGCCGTTGCAGAAAAGACTATAAACAAGCAAAATGCATTTCTTGGCAAGCAACTGCCAGaattaaaacataaaataaaaaaataaagcttACTGGTAATCAAGTTTTTACtacttttgcaaaaaaaaaatcagcttTTATTATAATACCACAATTGGTAGTATTGCCATATTATTTTATAACAAAAATACAGCTTTAAAAAGTGCAACCACGTAGTACTACACGAGACAAAAAGATATTGATCAGGTTTAAAACTCTAATATCGTTATAAAAACATGCAAAAATCTGTTGTTCAACGCCAAAAGAAATGCCATAGCCGGATAACTGTTTAGAATGATTAAGCAGCAAGCTATCATTTAGACGTTAAAAAATTCTTCCAAAGAAGTTTCTTTCTTGATGGAATCTTGTAGCAAAAAAGATGGTTGTTTTCCTTGTCATTGGGCAAATAAATAACCCAGAAATTAGAAAAGAGATTTACCTCTCATAACTCCTATCATAGTCAGGATCCTTACAATCAATCTCACGGTCCCGGAAAATGGCTACTCTACTGTTTGCTTTGTGTCTGCCAACAACAGGCCCTTTCTCTATCTTACTTTTATTGAATCTGCTGCTACATGAAGAAGAATCACTAAAACTCCTCCCAAGATAATTTTCGGATGCTTTCATTACAGATTTTTCATCGGTCCTTGCAGATATAAAGGAACATTCTTGGAGTGTGTCAGGTAATTTTACTTCATCCTCTGGATCTGATATTGAGCTACTGCTGTCCTTACTGTTGAATATACGTGCTCTTGCTCGATTAtactcttcttttctttcttcaacaCTCTTTTGATAATTAGTTTTCGAAGAGTGAATATTTGCATTGCCCATATTTTGTGAGTGCTTCTGAGGCCTTTGCTTGATTGCAACCTTAAGCACAACACTGCCATCTTCTTGTGGCAGATTGACAGGAATATCTGCAAGACGAACTGGAGGCATCCGACAATTAGTAGAAGTTTTACGCAGCAAAATTCGAGAACCAGATCCATCTGGCAGGCTATTGTCTAGTATGGCAAATGATTGGAGGTAATAATGTTGTGCCACACGGTGTGCTGCAAGTCGTAGGTAGGAATTTGGAAGTGTCTGAAATTCCAGTTGCTGTTGAGTAGGATCATGGATGAACTTCACAATATCTTGCTCCATCCTCAAAACTGAACAAAACATACATTCTTAACCAAAATCCCAGGcaattaaacaaaagaaatatatcaaagacatCAAAGGAAAAACAATATCTGATGAAAGTATGTTCCATTTCATGAAAAACATGAGAAATTCACAAGATACTTCAAATGAAAACATAAGAAAATTACGTGATAAATCGATGTGTAGTATAACTGATTATGATGTTATACAGTGCATTACTGGAGTCGGGCCAGAAATCAGCAACAAAAAGAACCTTTTGTAAGCCTACATAACATAATATCTGCATTTCTTTCCAAAGAACTCAAAGTATTTGACGTGTTAAACCTATAAACCAATTATTGAACGTTCTTAACCACAAACAATCAGATCAAGAAGTtgataaaagaagaaaatatctaAAGATGATGAATAGTGTCCATAATAGAAAGGAGAATCACACAGTTTACATTTGTTTTCTAAGTTTTTTGATGCAAGAATCTATTTTCAACAACAAAACATTAATTCAAAATAGCCATCCGAGACATTTGAATAGTAGCCGATCTTTTGTATAGTAGTCATTGATTTAATAAGCCAAATAATACGATTCTTAAGGAATTTGTACCCGAGGCACTCGTTCTGTATAGCAGACTAGACTATCTGGTCTTGCTTAAAGAATTTGTATCcataaaataagagaaaaacTACTTTTGTAACTAGAAGttcttttcttttgcttcttTACCCGCACATATTTAATCTAACAAACATCTCATAGCAGCGGAAGTAGCTCCATCAAATTTATATTACATTAGACACAATCGGATATATTCCAGCTGAAGAAACGTAAGATAGCTAGAAACAACACCAAATTCAAGAAAAAGGGCAACGAATTAGTAACGAAGACCAAGAAGCTCACTTGCTAAGCGCTCCCGGGGCTTCTCCAAAGCCTCGCGAAGGAACTGATCCACCTGGCTCACGGCATCCACCGGCACGCCGGCAACTCGCTCGGAGGTATCAGATGAAGACCGCGACAGCCCCAACGCCgccaccgcctcctcctcctcctcctcctcctcttcctccgggGCGTCCGGCGGCGGCGAGGAGGCCGGGCTCTTCTTGGAGGAGAGGAGCAGCCGGCTCATGCTGGCGTCGAGATCCACCATCTCCCACGAGTCCGGGGCTCCGGAGCCGTCCGCTGAGCCCTCCATGGCGGGGGAAGCGGAAAGGGGTCCACTAGGGTTTGCGGAGACCAAGCGGAACCCTAATCCTAATAATCGGAAACTCCATGGCGAACCAGGAGAGAGAAGGCAACGGATCGAAGGCAAGGATCTGGGATCGGAAGACGGGATCGCGGTGGAAGAGGCAGAGAGGAAGAGACGTAATGATTCGGGGGAGGTCGGAACCTAAATGCCGGGTGGAGCGTTTTATTGGAATAGAAAAAGACGTGGTGGTGGGATTCGATCGGGAAGCCAATGGCGACAACAACGACGGGAGCTTTACGTATGTGCCCCTCCTTAATCCCAAAATAACATATTTGCCACTCTATATTTTACTATGGTATACGCGTTATATTCTTACCAAATATTTATATCATTCTCACTACAATTCGTAGTTTCCATCTAACAGTTGGTTTTCAAAAACACTAAGTTGTTTAAGAATAAAATGGTTGCCACCAATTTCATTGATTATTTGAATCCTCGTTACCTTAAACCttaatctaaaaattaaataCCAACattattgattttatataaggaaCATATATGTAGTGATATTGGAGATATTGTCCTAACGCTCAAGAAATTTATTTATTGGTAATTATAACCATTTCAAGAATAGTTTTGCGGTAGACTGAAACTTGGAAGAAATTTCACATCCATGAACAGTGATGGTAGCATCGTAATATCCAGCAAAGCTAGTGACAATACAAAGGAACAGCGAGATTATAGATCGACTTAGATATCAGAATCGAAATCCAAATGCTTCTCAAACAGTATAGAACAAGATCACGATTAAACCTTAGAGGAGAACTCTTAGTATTCAAGACTTGGGCGGCAGACACCATTCAGTCCATCCAGAGGTAGGAAGAAGTAGCAATCAGCACAAAGAAAGAGTTCATCAGATGTCGTCTAATAAGACCACATAATTTAGGGGAATTAAGAGAACAAGACCAGAGCATTTTTTTTATGTTACACTGTACAAGGTATCCCAAGACATCTTCCCAGACATGGGCCTTACCGATAAACTGCGACCTCAATCAGTGCCCATGTTACACAAGCGGGTTGAAATTTTTGGTTTATTTGTCATCGATATCATCATCGTCGTCTTCTCCGAGTGCGGTGTCGTCCCCTATCCCATCGAGGAGGGAGTCCACATCTTCACCCAGCTCGATCAATCTGGAGGTCAGCTTTTCCACCTTGCTTTGCTCCTGGCCCAGGCAAACGAGCAGATCATTCAGTTCAGCTTCGCTCTCCTTCTCGGCTTCTTCTCTTGCCTCTGCTCTGATTGCTTCAACATCAGGATATGGGGAATCCCCACCTTTTCTTAATGCCTTCACCTCCACCTCGAGGTggaagttggactgctccaggctATTGTAAGCGTCTGAAAGGCTTTTCAGGTCGGACTCCAGCTTCGTGGCCAAAGTTCTGTAGTTATTGGCTTCAGCCTCAATCTTAGCCTTCTCTAACTTGAGAATCTCTATGCGTCGTGATGCCTCTTGAAGATCTTGGCGAAGAGTCTCAGTCAAAACCCTCTCTTTGCCGCTGCCTGCATTCTGGGAAGGATTTGATGGAGTGCCACTCCCAGTCCTCACCAGTTCCTCAGCTAAGGTGGCATTCCGACCTAAGAGGTCCTTCAGAAATCATTTCCAGTTAAATGTTAGAGTTAAACTATCAAACCAAAGTATTGAAAAAATCAGAAACAAGTAAACTGTAAGGTTAGCACAGGAATATGGCCGCTTTTATAACTTTTCTCTATATGGAAGAGAAGAAATAAGAAAACACATTCGGATGCACTGACCTGCATCTCATTGCATTGTTTTTCTACAAAGTCTTTCAACCTCTTGATGTAATCCCCATCAGTCTCTTTATCCCTTTGCTCCAACTCAGCTGGCAATACTGTGACCTTGTTTTTTGTATTACTGAAGATCCCCAAAATGCTTTCTCTGATATCTGTTTCAAGCCTttcaataaatttaataaacATGGGGTCAAAACTTTCCACTATAACAGGATGCTCATGCTTCTGATTTGCATCATCATTATCAACCTCTTGGGCATCTGCCATACTAGCAGTGCTAGATCTTGAAAGTGGCTTGCGATGTTGGCCTAATGTGGCCAGATCTAGAAGACTTTTCCGCAACTCATCAAACTTCAAAAAGAATGAAGTTAACCCAACCTTTTGACTCAAAGAATCAGCCACAGAAAAGGCATCTCTATTGTTTTCACTGCTTTTATTGTAAAGAACACATTCTCCCAGGACAACAGCAGCCAAACCCTGCACGCATGCACTTGCATGTGGATTTGATACTAGATTTAAAAGATAGGTAAGATGTGCTGGTGCTTGCAAAAGGCAGTACACAGCATTTGGACATTCAGCAAGCCATGTGACAAGTAATCGGAGAATAAGGGGTTGGATGTATGAATCTCCTTGATATGTTTGATTGTTATCTTTGCCTGAGGCTGCAAGAGCCAAATTCTTCATGATGCGATGCAGGAGAGGCTCTGGTGAACCTAATGATGGGACTGGTGCCTCGAGCTCAACTCTTAAAACCTGAAAAGTTCTGAGAAGTACTTCAGGTTCCAGTTTATTTTTCAGATGAGAATGCTCATGCAGCAAAGAGTCCCAAAAGATCACAACAGCCAATTATATATTCAAAGGTAATGGGTAAAAAATGGAGAAGGAATTAAAACAACCAGCCATATTATTGTCAACAAACATACGCACCCGCTCCTTGCATTTAACATTGTCCTTCAGTATATGAGAAAGAACACTCGTAGCTTTGGAACACATCTGTAGTTAAAAATGATTAGTTAGACATTCACTATTTTTACGAATCTCAAGTTAGTGTATACAAATATCACATTAATATTAGATCACTAAAGTACTGCTTCAAAGGTTACTACATATCATGCAATAAAGTTGCCACAACAATTTTCTTTTGAAGGCTAGAACAGTAAGTTATCAACTAACTAAACTTTTGAAAGTTAAAGATCACAACCATCAAAAACCTAGAACTTCagattaacaaaaaaaatcaattatgttTTATCAAATACATATGGCGAAAGAGTGACAAACGAAATTGATAAAGAACCATAACAAGTAAACAATAACATGCAGGGCATGCCCCTTTCGGCCACATTATAAGAATCAAATAGTTAGCAGTTATAAAAGACTTGAGAATTAAAGTTGCTAACTGCCAGAACCATGACTGAAGAAAATAGATATCGATAAACAGTGCAGTTAAAATCAAATTGGAAACTACAAAAAAGAACCAACAAGGATTCAAGATAAAGCATGAAATCAACCCTTTAGTATAAAAATCTTATTGTGGTCACCTTGTGATGCAattggtaaaaagaaaaaattgatcCTGGTTCTATTGAATATCTGGCAAATACAGAATAGAACTTCAAAGACTTAGAGATTAAAAATTTGTAAGCAATTTTATAATGGTGTGGCAAAGAgtgtgaaaaagagaaaaggaagaagatgagTAATTGAAGCAGAAGGCAACCACTTCCCTTGTCGTCAGGCTTCGCACATGGAGAATAACAAAAGAAAGAGGCATTAAGGAACGATATCTGTACCATCCACTCAATTGCTTCCAagagaaacacacacacacacagagagagagagagagagagagagagagagagagagagaagtgtgcAGGAAAAAGAATCTAAATTTTCATTTtatataaaaagtattaaaaactttcttttttttattaaaaacttaGAAGCAGAGATATATATACAATCATATTGGATCATTTTAGAGTGTGTCCTGTACCCACAATTTAAACATGGACTCTCTTAGACCATACACCTGTATCCACGACAGCTATGACAGACTAAAATCGATATTACACCTAACACTGATCATTGCCCAAGGTGGATGACCAGTGCTGCTGTTATTCTAAAACTTACATAATCTGGCTGGCTATGTTTCCATCTAAAAAATATGCTAGTAGCATATGACGGTAATAATTGAAAATGCACTAACAGCTGGTGAAACAACACAGAGAGGCTTCAACAATGGCAATTATATTAACAAGGTAACATTCATGTCAAGATGAAAGGAAATGTCAATAAGATGTGGTTGTTCTTAAGTTCCAAGAGTAACGGAACTAACCTCAAGATCTCCGCTAGCCCCATCTGATAGTAGAGCTTGTAAAAGCATACTGCCAAAAGAGCTTGTCAAAAGAAAATTGACTATGAAAAATGGATTGATTAGCAATTAGTAGTAAAAGATCATTAAAATCTTCATGGTGAATGCAAATAACAACCTTACAAAGCTGAAACTGGAAATACATCAGAACCATATTAACACAAAGACAAGAGAGGTTCTCTTCAACAGACCTTCCAAAAGGCATGCTACCACCAACTTCTGCAGTAGCATGATTTGAGCTTGGCTGAGGAGTCATTGTGGATGTCAACATTGCTTGACCATCAGAATTTTCCTGTTTCACATTTACAAAAATTTTGATGTAAAGAACTATCAAGATAAAAGATATAACCCAATATACATCAATTGTGCCAAATTATTGGTGGGTCTGGTCTTCATAGTCTAGAAAGGGAGAATAGAGAGAGAGTCTATGTGTCTGACACAGCAGAGATGAAAATTACTAGGACCATCATGATTCAATCTATCAGCCCTGCCAAGAGCACAGGCAATGCAGATGATTGCATGCAACATCACATTCTGATTTTTAACTGTGTCGCGTGTGTCCAATTTATAGTAGTAAACTTCATAACAgcacataattaaatataaattaacaCATCATCTCCTGAAATAATAAAATGATGTATCACAAATACTGTTAGGTGGTGCTAATTTGCCAGAGCAGTGGGATGTCACACATAAGCAAGACTATCCTACAGCAAATAGTAAATAAGGGTGCACCAACCTAGGGTTACCTTCCTGTCCACCCCCTTGGTGCTGTAGTTCATCAGAAAGATCAAGTGACAAATATGGAGGGGCAAACAAATGGTCAAGCACAATAAATTTTTAGTATTTTGCATGCATATTGCAAGACAGTCTGTAAGACTTGAAAACAAGAATTGAACAAGAAGTTATTAGCACTGATTTATTAAATGGTTTGTCTTATTTTATAGATTGTGAGACTCCAATATTTTCTCTCAGAACTTTATGCCATCAATCTATAAAAGAAACTCACAGCAAGATAATCTACACTCTGTTCTATTTGATCGTACTCAAGATACTTTTTCATACAGCAagaaaatcaatcatcactatgacaCACTGTACTAAATTTTTTTACATTAGATTTCTTAACTATGCAGAAGGCACTTGTGTATGAAACCAAGATTCCCAGGGTTGAAACACAAGAGCATGCCACTTATGTGGCAACACAAGTTAATACAGGCTTTAAACCAGGACAGAGGTACATTAGAACAAACATAGCGCATTGGCAGTGTCATGCCAATGGTATTTGTCTGGAGTGTTATTTCTCAGACTTAACGAAATTATGCATACCAATAAGACTGAAGCATAGAAGTACGGTGCATAATCAGAGGTTATGGCCTGGCTTCTTTTGAGTGGGCTTAggtctgttttttttttctttttctggcaTGCATAGAACAAATTCGAGCTAGCTTTTTTACTCAAACCAGCCTCCCCAACAACCAGctgaatgtcccaactatttgaagTCTTATGTGGATTTGCAAGTGATCTCTGCTTAAGAATGTTCACTAGTCAAACTAAAAGCaaccaagtttttttttattgtttttaacaAAGATTTCTTGGAGCTCCCTCTACCTGTCCTCACGCTACTAATCTTTAATAAATTCACCTCATCTAATTAAGATATCTATAGGCCTTTTCTCTTGTTTTGCCTTTGGGGGCTACAAAAAATTGTTCACAAATGTAACCATTTCTAATTCTATCTTTTATACCAACCCAACACATTCAACTCAACATCTCTATCTTAAACAATGGTAACACCTTCCTAACCGtccaaattttcttttaatctaagAGGAATGTGACAATCTTTCTCGTAGGTGTTGTTCCTAATCATCCAATTGCTCCTTCAATGTAAGGAGAATGTGGCCTCCTTTAACTTTTTGAgtaatgttttcattaatcacccTTCCTGCTGAATAATATATCcaagatattaatttttttccacAAAATTTTCATCAATCTATGTTAAGTATACTCTCGATTTTTTGCAAAAATTTTCATCCATCATTAGAGTTATGCTTCATATATTCGGCTTTAGTCCTAGTAAAAATCAAATTCTTAGTGTCTAGTGTGTCTCAACCGCTTAGGTTTAGATTTAATCTCATCTGAACTCTCATCAATCAAATTTACACCCTAATATAGTTTATCTTCAATATCATTAGTAAGTTTATCCATAGTGGTTTTTAAGAAAATGAGGAAATcagaatagatctaatatataccTTTAACTATAGGGAACTTGAGAAATGCTCTTTGTATATGCCAAACATTGATGATAAACTCAATCATACACATCATCACACAATATAAGTATTAGATATCCCTTTCTAAAACTAAACTCATcgtaataaatattttgaaagtCAATAGATTTTTTTCTAGATCATTAAAATCATGTGGGATTTTTTCTTCACTATATTTTTCGTTAATTATATAAATGCATAGCCTTATAATTAATCTTCCAGA from Musa acuminata AAA Group cultivar baxijiao chromosome BXJ2-11, Cavendish_Baxijiao_AAA, whole genome shotgun sequence encodes:
- the LOC135626652 gene encoding uncharacterized protein LOC135626652 — encoded protein: MEGSADGSGAPDSWEMVDLDASMSRLLLSSKKSPASSPPPDAPEEEEEEEEEEAVAALGLSRSSSDTSERVAGVPVDAVSQVDQFLREALEKPRERLAILRMEQDIVKFIHDPTQQQLEFQTLPNSYLRLAAHRVAQHYYLQSFAILDNSLPDGSGSRILLRKTSTNCRMPPVRLADIPVNLPQEDGSVVLKVAIKQRPQKHSQNMGNANIHSSKTNYQKSVEERKEEYNRARARIFNSKDSSSSISDPEDEVKLPDTLQECSFISARTDEKSVMKASENYLGRSFSDSSSCSSRFNKSKIEKGPVVGRHKANSRVAIFRDREIDCKDPDYDRSYERYMQRFDPGFGFNGGPYTMPPLYSPTVNYNTEFPQLGSGHRGQVPVDHQPRPIPPHLHGPWLPPSAPTAMNYGPPEGMIPAFSSNHVRGHSNTPVYVHSSQFSVPPRPGMSFPPPDGHIQNFSQTHQQQHDACFGLARPR
- the LOC135626653 gene encoding golgin candidate 6-like isoform X2, which gives rise to MDFKLGRLNLNAVAQGVGGFVFGNENSASNEDSYVERYLDRISNGVLAEDRRAAMIELQSLVAESRAAQMSFGATGFPVLLNVLKEERDDVELIRGALETIVSALTPTETAHALKNEVQPALVNSDLLSRESESISLLLSLLSEDDFYVRYYTLQIITALLTHSPNRLQEAILSIPRGITRLMDMLMDREVIRNEALLLLTYLTREAEEIQKIVVFEGAFEKIFSIIREEGGSEGGVVVQDCLELLNNLIRNSTSNQMLLKETIGFDPLVSILKLRRGSAYNFTQQKTINLLSALETVRLLLMGGSASEPGKDANKLSNQTALAQKKILDHLLLLGVESQWAPVALRCLALRCIGDLVMKHSHNLDILGSKLVGEEPHLEPALNAIFRIILRTSTLQEFIAADYVFKCFCEENSDGQAMLTSTMTPQPSSNHATAEVGGSMPFGSMLLQALLSDGASGDLEMCSKATSVLSHILKDNVKCKERVLRVELEAPVPSLGSPEPLLHRIMKNLALAASGKDNNQTYQGDSYIQPLILRLLVTWLAECPNAVYCLLQAPAHLTYLLNLVSNPHASACVQGLAAVVLGECVLYNKSSENNRDAFSVADSLSQKVGLTSFFLKFDELRKSLLDLATLGQHRKPLSRSSTASMADAQEVDNDDANQKHEHPVIVESFDPMFIKFIERLETDIRESILGIFSNTKNKVTVLPAELEQRDKETDGDYIKRLKDFVEKQCNEMQDLLGRNATLAEELVRTGSGTPSNPSQNAGSGKERVLTETLRQDLQEASRRIEILKLEKAKIEAEANNYRTLATKLESDLKSLSDAYNSLEQSNFHLEVEVKALRKGGDSPYPDVEAIRAEAREEAEKESEAELNDLLVCLGQEQSKVEKLTSRLIELGEDVDSLLDGIGDDTALGEDDDDDIDDK
- the LOC135626653 gene encoding golgin candidate 6-like isoform X1; the encoded protein is MDFKLGRLNLNAVAQGVGGFVFGNENSASNEDSYVERYLDRISNGVLAEDRRAAMIELQSLVAESRAAQMSFGATGFPVLLNVLKEERDDVELIRGALETIVSALTPTETAHALKNEVQPALVNSDLLSRESESISLLLSLLSEDDFYVRYYTLQIITALLTHSPNRLQEAILSIPRGITRLMDMLMDREVIRNEALLLLTYLTREAEEIQKIVVFEGAFEKIFSIIREEGGSEGGVVVQDCLELLNNLIRNSTSNQMLLKETIGFDPLVSILKLRRGSAYNFTQQKTINLLSALETVRLLLMGGSASEPGKDANKLSNQTALAQKKILDHLLLLGVESQWAPVALRCLALRCIGDLVMKHSHNLDILGSKLVGEEPHLEPALNAIFRIILRTSTLQEFIAADYVFKCFCEENSDGQAMLTSTMTPQPSSNHATAEVGGSMPFGSSFGSMLLQALLSDGASGDLEMCSKATSVLSHILKDNVKCKERVLRVELEAPVPSLGSPEPLLHRIMKNLALAASGKDNNQTYQGDSYIQPLILRLLVTWLAECPNAVYCLLQAPAHLTYLLNLVSNPHASACVQGLAAVVLGECVLYNKSSENNRDAFSVADSLSQKVGLTSFFLKFDELRKSLLDLATLGQHRKPLSRSSTASMADAQEVDNDDANQKHEHPVIVESFDPMFIKFIERLETDIRESILGIFSNTKNKVTVLPAELEQRDKETDGDYIKRLKDFVEKQCNEMQDLLGRNATLAEELVRTGSGTPSNPSQNAGSGKERVLTETLRQDLQEASRRIEILKLEKAKIEAEANNYRTLATKLESDLKSLSDAYNSLEQSNFHLEVEVKALRKGGDSPYPDVEAIRAEAREEAEKESEAELNDLLVCLGQEQSKVEKLTSRLIELGEDVDSLLDGIGDDTALGEDDDDDIDDK